One window of Triplophysa rosa linkage group LG10, Trosa_1v2, whole genome shotgun sequence genomic DNA carries:
- the grm1b gene encoding metabotropic glutamate receptor 1b isoform X1, translated as MMLRMNLTCFLFILVLLFYTHSMSAAKSRERSGAPRAASRSVARMDGDIIIGALFSVHHQPAAEKVAERKCGEIREQYGIQRVEAMFHTLDRINSDPNLLPNITLGCEIRDSCWHSSVALEQSIEFIRDSLISIRDDRDGLKWCVEGNLSAQPPSSKKPIVGVIGPGSSSVAIQVQNLLQLFNIPQIAYSATSIDLSDKTLYKYFLRVVPSDTLQARALLDIVKRYNWTYVSAVHTEGNYGESGMEAFKELASQEGLCISHSDKIYSNAGEKHFDRLLRKLRERLPKARVVVCFCEGMTVRGLLMAMRRLGVAREFLLIGSDGWADRDEVVEGYEQEAVGGITVKLQTEEVTSFNDYYLKLRLNTNTRNPWFAEFWQYRFQCRLPGHPQENTNYKKNCSDGDLGYESLEDNYVQDSKMGFVINAIYAMAHGLHDMHQHLCQGHVGLCEAMDPIDGSRLLDFLLKTSFTGVSGEDVWFDENGDSPGRYDIMNLQQVDPGVYDYIHVGSWHEGILSIDDYMIQMNRSEMVRSVCSEPCSKGEIKVIRKGEVSCCWICTACKDNEYVQDEFTCKACELGWWPDEELQGCEPLPLHHLEWSHPESIVAVVFSCLGILVTSFVAFIFILYRDTPVVKSSSRELCYMILAGIFLGYICPFTLIARPTTASCYLQRLLVGLSASMCYSALVTKTNRIARILAGSKKKICTRKPRFMSAWAQVVIASILISVQLTLEVTLIILEPPEPIKSYPSIREVFLICNTSNMGMVAPLGYNGLLILSCTYYAFKTRNVPANFNEAKYIAFTMYTTCIIWLAFVPIYFGSNYKIITTSFSVSLSVTVALGCMFTPKMYIILAKPERNVRSAFTTSDVVRMHVGDGKIACRSNSLLNMFKRKKNASGNGNPNGKSVSWSEPGSRHPPKGEHMWHRLSVHVKRQESGSNQTAVIKPLTNTYNNPGMEFSDLSTKTLYNVAEEDEGEPVRYNSPGSPPLIALRQSPMKDTGSDLNFYPPEQHLPQNSVLPHRIIPEGMAKFHSNMSDLDPIIRLPEPGHGFGLTAGQPVMPMYLGSYPDEPASPLEDVDNEQFGLLHGYMYDNAQLHDDEELMQIKMAMEDSVALMPPSPFRDSLGSGSPVPNSPMSESILCKPLSMTYASVILSDFKQSSSTL; from the exons ATGATGTTGAGAATGAACTTAACCTGTTTTTTGTTCATCTTAgtcttattgttttatactcaTTCCATGTCAGCTGCTAAATCACGTGAGAGGTCAGGGGCACCCAGAGCGGCATCCCGCTCGGTGGCGAGGATGGATGGCGATATCATCATTGGGGCTTTGTTTTCTGTCCATCACCAGCCGGCGGCAGAGAAGGTGGCGGAGAGAAAGTGTGGGGAGATCAGGGAGCAGTATGGAATCCAAAGAGTGGAAGCGATGTTTCACACGCTGGATAGAATAAATTCTGATCCGAACCTTCTGCCCAACATCACTCTGGGTTGTGAAATCAGGGACTCCTGCTGGCACTCTTCAGTGGCTTTGGAACAAAGTATTGAGTTTATAAGAGACTCTCTCATTTCTATCCGTGATGACAGAGATGGATTGAAGTGGTGCGTTGAAGGAAATCTTTCTGCTCAGCCGCCATCTTCCAAAAAGCCCATTGTTGGCGTCATTGGACCTGGCTCCAGCTCAGTGGCCATTCAGGTCCAGAACCTGCTGCAGCTTTTTAACATCCCCCAGATTGCATATTCCGCCACAAGCATTGATTTGAGTGACAAAACTCTTTATAAGTATTTCCTCAGGGTTGTGCCATCTGACACGCTTCAAGCCAGAGCTCTCTTGGACATTGTCAAGCGGTACAACTGGACGTATGTGTCAGCCGTTCACACTGAGG GGAACTATGGAGAGAGTGGAATGGAGGCGTTCAAGGAGCTGGCGTCTCAGGAGGGTCTGTGCATCTCTCACTCTGACAAGATCTATAGCAATGCCGGAGAGAAACATTTCGACCGTCTGCTGAGGAAACTCCGAGAACGTCTGCCCAAAGCTCGTGTGGTGGTCTGTTTCTGTGAAGGAATGACGGTCCGCGGTCTCCTCATGGCCATGAGACGTCTCGGCGTCGCTAGAGAATTCCTCCTCATTGGCAG TGACGGATGGGCGGACAGAGATGAGGTCGTGGAGGGTTATGAACAGGAGGCTGTGGGGGGCATCACTGTCAAGCTCCAGACAGAAGAGGTCACGTCATTCAATGACTACTACCTGAAGTTACGCCTCAACACCAACACCAGGAACCCGTGGTTTGCTGAATTCTGGCAGTATCGCTTTCAGTGTCGACTCCCGGGACACCCGCAAGAAAACACAAACTATAAGAAGAACTGCTCAG ATGGTGATCTAG GTTATGAAAGCCTGGAAGACAACTATGTCCAAGACAGTAAGATGGGTTTTGTCATTAATGCCATCTATGCCATGGCTCACGGCCTTCATGACATGCACCAGCACCTGTGCCAGGGACACGTCGGGCTGTGCGAGGCGATGGACCCCATCGACGGCAGCAGACTGCTGGACTTTCTCCTCAAGACCTCCTTCACTGGTGTATCTGGAGAGGACGTGTGGTTTGATGAAAACGGGGACTCGCCGGGCAG GTATGACATCATGAACCTGCAGCAGGTAGATCCTGGAGTCTATGATTATATACACGTGGGCTCATGGCATGAAGGCATTCTGAGTATTGATGACTACATGATTCAGATGAACCGCAGTGAGATGGTTCGCTCCGTCTGCAGTGAGCCCTGCTCCAAAGGAGAGATTAAA GTGATCAGGAAAGGTGAGGTGAGCTGTTGTTGGATCTGTACGGCCTGTAAGGACAATGAATACGTTCAGGATGAATTCACCTGTAAAGCCTGTGAACTGGGATGGTGGCCGGATGAAGAGCTACAAG GCTGTGAGCCGCTTCCCTTGCATCACCTGGAGTGGAGCCATCCGGAATCCATCGTGGCCGTCGTCTTCTCCTGTCTGGGCATCCTGGTGACCAGTTTCGTCGCCTTCATCTTCATCCTGTACCGTGACACCCCCGTTGTCAAGTCCTCCAGCCGTGAGCTCTGCTACATGATCTTAGCCGGAATCTTCCTGGGTTACATCTGCCCCTTCACCCTCATCGCCCGCCCCACGACAGCTTCGTGCTACCTACAGCGTCTGCTGGTGGGACTCTCGGCCTCCATGTGCTACTCCGCCCTCGTGACCAAGACCAATCGCATCGCTCGCATTCTGGCGGGCAGCAAAAAGAAAATCTGCACACGCAAGCCTCGGTTCATGAGCGCCTGGGCTCAGGTGGTGATCGCCTCCATCCTCATCAGCGTGCAGCTGACTTTGGAGGTCACGTTGATCATCTTGGAACCTCCGGAGCCCATCAAGTCCTACCCGAGTATTCGAGAGGTTTTCTTGATTTGCAACACCAGTAATATGGGCATGGTGGCGCCGCTGGGCTACAACGGCCTTCTGATCCTCAGCTGCACGTACTACGCCTTCAAAACTCGCAACGTCCCGGCTAACTTCAACGAGGCCAAATACATCGCCTTCACCATGTACACCACCTGCATTATTTGGCTAGCCTTCGTGCCCATTTACTTCGGCTCCAACTATAAGATCATCACCACGTCCTTCTCCGTCAGTCTTAGCGTGACCGTGGCTCTCGGCTGCATGTTCACGCCGAAAATGTACATCATCCTCGCTAAGCCCGAGAGAAACGTACGCAGCGCGTTCACCACCTCGGACGTGGTGCGCATGCACGTGGGAGATGGGAAAATCGCATGCAGGAGCAACAGTCtgctaaacatgtttaaacgcAAGAAAAATGCTTCTGGAAATGGCAA TCCTAATGGCAAGTCTGTGTCATGGTCTGAACCAGGTTCAAGACATCCTCCCAAAGGAGAACACATGTGGCACAGACTGTCAGTACATGTGAAGAGACAGGAATCCGGCTCCAACCAGACGGCTGTCATTAAACCGCTAACAAACACCTACAATAACCCAGGCATGGAGTTTTCTGACCTGAGCACCAAAACACTTTATAACGTCGCTGAGGAAGATGAAGGAGAGCCCGTCAGGTACAACTCCCCCGGCAGCCCCCCTCTGATAGCTCTCAGACAGTCTCCAATGAAGGACACGGGCTCGGATCTCAATTTTTACCCCCCCGAACAACATCTGCCACAAAACAGTGTTCTCCCCCATCGTATTATTCCAGAAGGAATGGCCAAATTTCATTCAAACATGTCTGATCTGGATCCGATTATAAGACTGCCTGAGCCGGGTCACGGGTTTGGGTTGACAGCCGGGCAGCCGGTCATGCCCATGTACCTGGGTTCTTACCCGGATGAGCCCGCCTCCCCTCTGGAGGATGTTGACAACGAGCAGTTTGGACTCCTTCATGGCTACATGTATGACAATGCACAACTTCATGATGATGAAGAGCTCATGCAGATTAAAATGGCGATGGAGGACTCCGTGGCTCTCATGCCGCCTTCCCCGTTCAGAGATTCTCTTGGCTCGGGCAGCCCCGTTCCCAACTCCCCCATGTCCGAGTCCATCTTATGCAAGCCTCTGAGCATGACCTACGCGTCCGTCATTCTCAGTGATTTTAAGCAAAGCTCTTCAACCCTTTGA
- the grm1b gene encoding metabotropic glutamate receptor 1b isoform X2, with protein sequence MMLRMNLTCFLFILVLLFYTHSMSAAKSRERSGAPRAASRSVARMDGDIIIGALFSVHHQPAAEKVAERKCGEIREQYGIQRVEAMFHTLDRINSDPNLLPNITLGCEIRDSCWHSSVALEQSIEFIRDSLISIRDDRDGLKWCVEGNLSAQPPSSKKPIVGVIGPGSSSVAIQVQNLLQLFNIPQIAYSATSIDLSDKTLYKYFLRVVPSDTLQARALLDIVKRYNWTYVSAVHTEGNYGESGMEAFKELASQEGLCISHSDKIYSNAGEKHFDRLLRKLRERLPKARVVVCFCEGMTVRGLLMAMRRLGVAREFLLIGSDGWADRDEVVEGYEQEAVGGITVKLQTEEVTSFNDYYLKLRLNTNTRNPWFAEFWQYRFQCRLPGHPQENTNYKKNCSGYESLEDNYVQDSKMGFVINAIYAMAHGLHDMHQHLCQGHVGLCEAMDPIDGSRLLDFLLKTSFTGVSGEDVWFDENGDSPGRYDIMNLQQVDPGVYDYIHVGSWHEGILSIDDYMIQMNRSEMVRSVCSEPCSKGEIKVIRKGEVSCCWICTACKDNEYVQDEFTCKACELGWWPDEELQGCEPLPLHHLEWSHPESIVAVVFSCLGILVTSFVAFIFILYRDTPVVKSSSRELCYMILAGIFLGYICPFTLIARPTTASCYLQRLLVGLSASMCYSALVTKTNRIARILAGSKKKICTRKPRFMSAWAQVVIASILISVQLTLEVTLIILEPPEPIKSYPSIREVFLICNTSNMGMVAPLGYNGLLILSCTYYAFKTRNVPANFNEAKYIAFTMYTTCIIWLAFVPIYFGSNYKIITTSFSVSLSVTVALGCMFTPKMYIILAKPERNVRSAFTTSDVVRMHVGDGKIACRSNSLLNMFKRKKNASGNGNPNGKSVSWSEPGSRHPPKGEHMWHRLSVHVKRQESGSNQTAVIKPLTNTYNNPGMEFSDLSTKTLYNVAEEDEGEPVRYNSPGSPPLIALRQSPMKDTGSDLNFYPPEQHLPQNSVLPHRIIPEGMAKFHSNMSDLDPIIRLPEPGHGFGLTAGQPVMPMYLGSYPDEPASPLEDVDNEQFGLLHGYMYDNAQLHDDEELMQIKMAMEDSVALMPPSPFRDSLGSGSPVPNSPMSESILCKPLSMTYASVILSDFKQSSSTL encoded by the exons ATGATGTTGAGAATGAACTTAACCTGTTTTTTGTTCATCTTAgtcttattgttttatactcaTTCCATGTCAGCTGCTAAATCACGTGAGAGGTCAGGGGCACCCAGAGCGGCATCCCGCTCGGTGGCGAGGATGGATGGCGATATCATCATTGGGGCTTTGTTTTCTGTCCATCACCAGCCGGCGGCAGAGAAGGTGGCGGAGAGAAAGTGTGGGGAGATCAGGGAGCAGTATGGAATCCAAAGAGTGGAAGCGATGTTTCACACGCTGGATAGAATAAATTCTGATCCGAACCTTCTGCCCAACATCACTCTGGGTTGTGAAATCAGGGACTCCTGCTGGCACTCTTCAGTGGCTTTGGAACAAAGTATTGAGTTTATAAGAGACTCTCTCATTTCTATCCGTGATGACAGAGATGGATTGAAGTGGTGCGTTGAAGGAAATCTTTCTGCTCAGCCGCCATCTTCCAAAAAGCCCATTGTTGGCGTCATTGGACCTGGCTCCAGCTCAGTGGCCATTCAGGTCCAGAACCTGCTGCAGCTTTTTAACATCCCCCAGATTGCATATTCCGCCACAAGCATTGATTTGAGTGACAAAACTCTTTATAAGTATTTCCTCAGGGTTGTGCCATCTGACACGCTTCAAGCCAGAGCTCTCTTGGACATTGTCAAGCGGTACAACTGGACGTATGTGTCAGCCGTTCACACTGAGG GGAACTATGGAGAGAGTGGAATGGAGGCGTTCAAGGAGCTGGCGTCTCAGGAGGGTCTGTGCATCTCTCACTCTGACAAGATCTATAGCAATGCCGGAGAGAAACATTTCGACCGTCTGCTGAGGAAACTCCGAGAACGTCTGCCCAAAGCTCGTGTGGTGGTCTGTTTCTGTGAAGGAATGACGGTCCGCGGTCTCCTCATGGCCATGAGACGTCTCGGCGTCGCTAGAGAATTCCTCCTCATTGGCAG TGACGGATGGGCGGACAGAGATGAGGTCGTGGAGGGTTATGAACAGGAGGCTGTGGGGGGCATCACTGTCAAGCTCCAGACAGAAGAGGTCACGTCATTCAATGACTACTACCTGAAGTTACGCCTCAACACCAACACCAGGAACCCGTGGTTTGCTGAATTCTGGCAGTATCGCTTTCAGTGTCGACTCCCGGGACACCCGCAAGAAAACACAAACTATAAGAAGAACTGCTCAG GTTATGAAAGCCTGGAAGACAACTATGTCCAAGACAGTAAGATGGGTTTTGTCATTAATGCCATCTATGCCATGGCTCACGGCCTTCATGACATGCACCAGCACCTGTGCCAGGGACACGTCGGGCTGTGCGAGGCGATGGACCCCATCGACGGCAGCAGACTGCTGGACTTTCTCCTCAAGACCTCCTTCACTGGTGTATCTGGAGAGGACGTGTGGTTTGATGAAAACGGGGACTCGCCGGGCAG GTATGACATCATGAACCTGCAGCAGGTAGATCCTGGAGTCTATGATTATATACACGTGGGCTCATGGCATGAAGGCATTCTGAGTATTGATGACTACATGATTCAGATGAACCGCAGTGAGATGGTTCGCTCCGTCTGCAGTGAGCCCTGCTCCAAAGGAGAGATTAAA GTGATCAGGAAAGGTGAGGTGAGCTGTTGTTGGATCTGTACGGCCTGTAAGGACAATGAATACGTTCAGGATGAATTCACCTGTAAAGCCTGTGAACTGGGATGGTGGCCGGATGAAGAGCTACAAG GCTGTGAGCCGCTTCCCTTGCATCACCTGGAGTGGAGCCATCCGGAATCCATCGTGGCCGTCGTCTTCTCCTGTCTGGGCATCCTGGTGACCAGTTTCGTCGCCTTCATCTTCATCCTGTACCGTGACACCCCCGTTGTCAAGTCCTCCAGCCGTGAGCTCTGCTACATGATCTTAGCCGGAATCTTCCTGGGTTACATCTGCCCCTTCACCCTCATCGCCCGCCCCACGACAGCTTCGTGCTACCTACAGCGTCTGCTGGTGGGACTCTCGGCCTCCATGTGCTACTCCGCCCTCGTGACCAAGACCAATCGCATCGCTCGCATTCTGGCGGGCAGCAAAAAGAAAATCTGCACACGCAAGCCTCGGTTCATGAGCGCCTGGGCTCAGGTGGTGATCGCCTCCATCCTCATCAGCGTGCAGCTGACTTTGGAGGTCACGTTGATCATCTTGGAACCTCCGGAGCCCATCAAGTCCTACCCGAGTATTCGAGAGGTTTTCTTGATTTGCAACACCAGTAATATGGGCATGGTGGCGCCGCTGGGCTACAACGGCCTTCTGATCCTCAGCTGCACGTACTACGCCTTCAAAACTCGCAACGTCCCGGCTAACTTCAACGAGGCCAAATACATCGCCTTCACCATGTACACCACCTGCATTATTTGGCTAGCCTTCGTGCCCATTTACTTCGGCTCCAACTATAAGATCATCACCACGTCCTTCTCCGTCAGTCTTAGCGTGACCGTGGCTCTCGGCTGCATGTTCACGCCGAAAATGTACATCATCCTCGCTAAGCCCGAGAGAAACGTACGCAGCGCGTTCACCACCTCGGACGTGGTGCGCATGCACGTGGGAGATGGGAAAATCGCATGCAGGAGCAACAGTCtgctaaacatgtttaaacgcAAGAAAAATGCTTCTGGAAATGGCAA TCCTAATGGCAAGTCTGTGTCATGGTCTGAACCAGGTTCAAGACATCCTCCCAAAGGAGAACACATGTGGCACAGACTGTCAGTACATGTGAAGAGACAGGAATCCGGCTCCAACCAGACGGCTGTCATTAAACCGCTAACAAACACCTACAATAACCCAGGCATGGAGTTTTCTGACCTGAGCACCAAAACACTTTATAACGTCGCTGAGGAAGATGAAGGAGAGCCCGTCAGGTACAACTCCCCCGGCAGCCCCCCTCTGATAGCTCTCAGACAGTCTCCAATGAAGGACACGGGCTCGGATCTCAATTTTTACCCCCCCGAACAACATCTGCCACAAAACAGTGTTCTCCCCCATCGTATTATTCCAGAAGGAATGGCCAAATTTCATTCAAACATGTCTGATCTGGATCCGATTATAAGACTGCCTGAGCCGGGTCACGGGTTTGGGTTGACAGCCGGGCAGCCGGTCATGCCCATGTACCTGGGTTCTTACCCGGATGAGCCCGCCTCCCCTCTGGAGGATGTTGACAACGAGCAGTTTGGACTCCTTCATGGCTACATGTATGACAATGCACAACTTCATGATGATGAAGAGCTCATGCAGATTAAAATGGCGATGGAGGACTCCGTGGCTCTCATGCCGCCTTCCCCGTTCAGAGATTCTCTTGGCTCGGGCAGCCCCGTTCCCAACTCCCCCATGTCCGAGTCCATCTTATGCAAGCCTCTGAGCATGACCTACGCGTCCGTCATTCTCAGTGATTTTAAGCAAAGCTCTTCAACCCTTTGA
- the grm1b gene encoding metabotropic glutamate receptor 1b isoform X3: MMLRMNLTCFLFILVLLFYTHSMSAAKSRERSGAPRAASRSVARMDGDIIIGALFSVHHQPAAEKVAERKCGEIREQYGIQRVEAMFHTLDRINSDPNLLPNITLGCEIRDSCWHSSVALEQSIEFIRDSLISIRDDRDGLKWCVEGNLSAQPPSSKKPIVGVIGPGSSSVAIQVQNLLQLFNIPQIAYSATSIDLSDKTLYKYFLRVVPSDTLQARALLDIVKRYNWTYVSAVHTEGNYGESGMEAFKELASQEGLCISHSDKIYSNAGEKHFDRLLRKLRERLPKARVVVCFCEGMTVRGLLMAMRRLGVAREFLLIGSDGWADRDEVVEGYEQEAVGGITVKLQTEEVTSFNDYYLKLRLNTNTRNPWFAEFWQYRFQCRLPGHPQENTNYKKNCSDGDLGYESLEDNYVQDSKMGFVINAIYAMAHGLHDMHQHLCQGHVGLCEAMDPIDGSRLLDFLLKTSFTGVSGEDVWFDENGDSPGRYDIMNLQQVDPGVYDYIHVGSWHEGILSIDDYMIQMNRSEMVRSVCSEPCSKGEIKVIRKGEVSCCWICTACKDNEYVQDEFTCKACELGWWPDEELQGCEPLPLHHLEWSHPESIVAVVFSCLGILVTSFVAFIFILYRDTPVVKSSSRELCYMILAGIFLGYICPFTLIARPTTASCYLQRLLVGLSASMCYSALVTKTNRIARILAGSKKKICTRKPRFMSAWAQVVIASILISVQLTLEVTLIILEPPEPIKSYPSIREVFLICNTSNMGMVAPLGYNGLLILSCTYYAFKTRNVPANFNEAKYIAFTMYTTCIIWLAFVPIYFGSNYKIITTSFSVSLSVTVALGCMFTPKMYIILAKPERNVRSAFTTSDVVRMHVGDGKIACRSNSLLNMFKRKKNASGNGKFKTSSQRRTHVAQTVSTCEETGIRLQPDGCH; encoded by the exons ATGATGTTGAGAATGAACTTAACCTGTTTTTTGTTCATCTTAgtcttattgttttatactcaTTCCATGTCAGCTGCTAAATCACGTGAGAGGTCAGGGGCACCCAGAGCGGCATCCCGCTCGGTGGCGAGGATGGATGGCGATATCATCATTGGGGCTTTGTTTTCTGTCCATCACCAGCCGGCGGCAGAGAAGGTGGCGGAGAGAAAGTGTGGGGAGATCAGGGAGCAGTATGGAATCCAAAGAGTGGAAGCGATGTTTCACACGCTGGATAGAATAAATTCTGATCCGAACCTTCTGCCCAACATCACTCTGGGTTGTGAAATCAGGGACTCCTGCTGGCACTCTTCAGTGGCTTTGGAACAAAGTATTGAGTTTATAAGAGACTCTCTCATTTCTATCCGTGATGACAGAGATGGATTGAAGTGGTGCGTTGAAGGAAATCTTTCTGCTCAGCCGCCATCTTCCAAAAAGCCCATTGTTGGCGTCATTGGACCTGGCTCCAGCTCAGTGGCCATTCAGGTCCAGAACCTGCTGCAGCTTTTTAACATCCCCCAGATTGCATATTCCGCCACAAGCATTGATTTGAGTGACAAAACTCTTTATAAGTATTTCCTCAGGGTTGTGCCATCTGACACGCTTCAAGCCAGAGCTCTCTTGGACATTGTCAAGCGGTACAACTGGACGTATGTGTCAGCCGTTCACACTGAGG GGAACTATGGAGAGAGTGGAATGGAGGCGTTCAAGGAGCTGGCGTCTCAGGAGGGTCTGTGCATCTCTCACTCTGACAAGATCTATAGCAATGCCGGAGAGAAACATTTCGACCGTCTGCTGAGGAAACTCCGAGAACGTCTGCCCAAAGCTCGTGTGGTGGTCTGTTTCTGTGAAGGAATGACGGTCCGCGGTCTCCTCATGGCCATGAGACGTCTCGGCGTCGCTAGAGAATTCCTCCTCATTGGCAG TGACGGATGGGCGGACAGAGATGAGGTCGTGGAGGGTTATGAACAGGAGGCTGTGGGGGGCATCACTGTCAAGCTCCAGACAGAAGAGGTCACGTCATTCAATGACTACTACCTGAAGTTACGCCTCAACACCAACACCAGGAACCCGTGGTTTGCTGAATTCTGGCAGTATCGCTTTCAGTGTCGACTCCCGGGACACCCGCAAGAAAACACAAACTATAAGAAGAACTGCTCAG ATGGTGATCTAG GTTATGAAAGCCTGGAAGACAACTATGTCCAAGACAGTAAGATGGGTTTTGTCATTAATGCCATCTATGCCATGGCTCACGGCCTTCATGACATGCACCAGCACCTGTGCCAGGGACACGTCGGGCTGTGCGAGGCGATGGACCCCATCGACGGCAGCAGACTGCTGGACTTTCTCCTCAAGACCTCCTTCACTGGTGTATCTGGAGAGGACGTGTGGTTTGATGAAAACGGGGACTCGCCGGGCAG GTATGACATCATGAACCTGCAGCAGGTAGATCCTGGAGTCTATGATTATATACACGTGGGCTCATGGCATGAAGGCATTCTGAGTATTGATGACTACATGATTCAGATGAACCGCAGTGAGATGGTTCGCTCCGTCTGCAGTGAGCCCTGCTCCAAAGGAGAGATTAAA GTGATCAGGAAAGGTGAGGTGAGCTGTTGTTGGATCTGTACGGCCTGTAAGGACAATGAATACGTTCAGGATGAATTCACCTGTAAAGCCTGTGAACTGGGATGGTGGCCGGATGAAGAGCTACAAG GCTGTGAGCCGCTTCCCTTGCATCACCTGGAGTGGAGCCATCCGGAATCCATCGTGGCCGTCGTCTTCTCCTGTCTGGGCATCCTGGTGACCAGTTTCGTCGCCTTCATCTTCATCCTGTACCGTGACACCCCCGTTGTCAAGTCCTCCAGCCGTGAGCTCTGCTACATGATCTTAGCCGGAATCTTCCTGGGTTACATCTGCCCCTTCACCCTCATCGCCCGCCCCACGACAGCTTCGTGCTACCTACAGCGTCTGCTGGTGGGACTCTCGGCCTCCATGTGCTACTCCGCCCTCGTGACCAAGACCAATCGCATCGCTCGCATTCTGGCGGGCAGCAAAAAGAAAATCTGCACACGCAAGCCTCGGTTCATGAGCGCCTGGGCTCAGGTGGTGATCGCCTCCATCCTCATCAGCGTGCAGCTGACTTTGGAGGTCACGTTGATCATCTTGGAACCTCCGGAGCCCATCAAGTCCTACCCGAGTATTCGAGAGGTTTTCTTGATTTGCAACACCAGTAATATGGGCATGGTGGCGCCGCTGGGCTACAACGGCCTTCTGATCCTCAGCTGCACGTACTACGCCTTCAAAACTCGCAACGTCCCGGCTAACTTCAACGAGGCCAAATACATCGCCTTCACCATGTACACCACCTGCATTATTTGGCTAGCCTTCGTGCCCATTTACTTCGGCTCCAACTATAAGATCATCACCACGTCCTTCTCCGTCAGTCTTAGCGTGACCGTGGCTCTCGGCTGCATGTTCACGCCGAAAATGTACATCATCCTCGCTAAGCCCGAGAGAAACGTACGCAGCGCGTTCACCACCTCGGACGTGGTGCGCATGCACGTGGGAGATGGGAAAATCGCATGCAGGAGCAACAGTCtgctaaacatgtttaaacgcAAGAAAAATGCTTCTGGAAATGGCAA GTTCAAGACATCCTCCCAAAGGAGAACACATGTGGCACAGACTGTCAGTACATGTGAAGAGACAGGAATCCGGCTCCAACCAGACGGCTGTCATTAA